The following coding sequences are from one Kallotenue papyrolyticum window:
- a CDS encoding HIT family protein, translating into MDCIFCKIVAGAIPAHTVYEDEQTLAFLDINPATRGHTLVIPKQHAPDLFSVPPEALTATALAAQKVARLLQQVVRPDGLNIVQNNGSAAGQVVMHYHVHLIPRWTGDGALRMWRPGQTDHAAFAALAEELRRAQEA; encoded by the coding sequence ATGGACTGCATCTTTTGCAAAATCGTGGCGGGCGCGATCCCAGCGCACACGGTGTATGAGGATGAGCAGACGCTGGCCTTTTTGGATATCAATCCGGCGACGCGCGGCCATACCCTGGTGATCCCCAAGCAGCACGCTCCTGACCTGTTCAGCGTGCCGCCGGAGGCGCTGACCGCTACGGCACTGGCGGCGCAAAAGGTGGCCCGACTTTTGCAACAGGTGGTGCGACCGGACGGTCTGAACATTGTGCAGAACAATGGCAGTGCCGCCGGTCAGGTGGTGATGCACTACCATGTGCACCTGATCCCGCGCTGGACCGGTGACGGTGCCCTGCGCATGTGGCGGCCCGGCCAGACCGATCATGCGGCCTTTGCCGCGCTGGCCGAGGAGCTGCGGCGCGCTCAGGAAGCCTGA
- a CDS encoding helix-hairpin-helix domain-containing protein: MTEQLSNQQVAQVFRDLADALEALGENRFKTQAYARAAETIAALPTSLYRYLEAGTLDELPGVGPAITAKLTELLTTGRLEFREQLREQVPDGVLAIMRLPGIGPKTALRLFRELGISDPEELEDAARQGRIRSVKGLGPRLEARILEALAQQTAAASRFLLGELLPLARELVAALREAVPQLTAAEVAGSLRRATPTAGDINLVAAAPQPLRVVEAFTTLPHLATITYRDVARVEGLLHNGRRCTLAVTTPERWGVLLACWTGSAAHWARLMALAVARGLRLAEDGLWQGDVPVSTPDEQTCYAALGLPWIAPELREDRGEIEAALAGRLPRLITLADLRADMHTHTDWSDGRATLQQMAEAALARGYEYYIVTDHGAYMGMVNGLDAARLRQQRAAIDAVNDDLRRRGQRLRLLQGVEVDILPDGSLALPDEVLAALDWVVASPHVSLRQERAVFTARLLRAIRNPHVDCIGHPTGRKLLQRQAADVDLEALIAAALEHGTALELDGAYERLDLDAEQVRQVIAAGVPICVDSDAHHPRDLVNIEYGVLTARRGWATAADVLNCRPWAELQARRSA, encoded by the coding sequence ATGACCGAACAGCTCAGCAACCAGCAGGTCGCGCAGGTCTTCCGCGACCTTGCCGACGCGCTGGAGGCGCTCGGCGAGAATCGTTTCAAAACGCAGGCCTACGCGCGCGCCGCCGAGACGATCGCGGCGCTGCCGACCAGCCTGTACCGCTACCTGGAGGCCGGGACGCTCGATGAGTTGCCGGGCGTGGGACCGGCGATCACCGCCAAACTCACCGAACTGCTGACCACGGGTCGCCTCGAGTTTCGTGAGCAGCTGCGCGAACAGGTGCCCGATGGCGTGCTGGCGATCATGCGCCTGCCGGGGATCGGCCCGAAAACGGCGCTCCGCCTCTTCCGCGAGCTGGGCATTAGCGATCCTGAAGAGCTGGAGGATGCCGCGCGCCAGGGACGTATCCGCAGCGTCAAGGGGCTGGGACCCCGCTTGGAGGCGCGCATTCTGGAGGCGCTGGCGCAGCAGACCGCCGCGGCCAGCCGGTTTCTGCTGGGCGAGCTGCTGCCGCTGGCGCGTGAGCTGGTGGCGGCGCTGCGTGAGGCCGTGCCGCAGTTGACTGCGGCGGAGGTGGCCGGTTCGTTGCGTCGCGCCACACCCACCGCGGGCGATATCAACCTGGTAGCTGCTGCACCGCAACCGCTCCGTGTGGTGGAGGCGTTTACGACCCTGCCACACCTGGCCACCATCACCTATCGAGATGTGGCGCGCGTCGAAGGGCTGCTCCATAACGGCAGACGTTGTACGTTGGCCGTCACCACGCCCGAGCGGTGGGGCGTGCTCCTGGCATGCTGGACGGGAAGCGCGGCGCACTGGGCGCGGCTCATGGCGCTGGCCGTCGCACGTGGGCTACGCTTGGCCGAAGATGGCCTCTGGCAGGGCGATGTGCCGGTGTCCACCCCCGATGAGCAGACGTGTTATGCCGCACTGGGGTTGCCCTGGATCGCGCCGGAGCTGCGCGAGGACCGTGGCGAGATCGAAGCGGCGCTGGCCGGCCGACTGCCGCGGCTGATCACGCTGGCCGATCTGCGCGCCGATATGCATACCCACACCGATTGGAGCGATGGCCGTGCCACGCTGCAGCAGATGGCCGAAGCCGCTCTGGCGCGTGGCTACGAGTACTACATCGTTACCGACCATGGCGCGTATATGGGCATGGTCAACGGGCTGGACGCCGCACGCTTGCGCCAGCAGCGCGCCGCCATCGACGCCGTCAATGACGATTTGCGACGACGTGGCCAGCGGCTGCGGCTGCTGCAGGGCGTTGAGGTCGATATTCTGCCCGATGGATCGCTCGCACTGCCCGATGAGGTACTTGCCGCACTCGACTGGGTGGTGGCCTCGCCGCACGTGAGCCTGCGCCAGGAGCGAGCAGTCTTCACCGCGCGTCTGCTACGCGCCATCCGCAACCCGCACGTGGACTGCATCGGCCATCCGACAGGCCGCAAGCTGCTGCAGCGGCAGGCGGCAGATGTCGATCTGGAAGCGCTGATCGCCGCTGCGCTGGAGCACGGCACCGCGCTCGAGCTGGATGGCGCCTACGAACGGCTTGATCTGGATGCCGAGCAGGTGCGACAGGTGATCGCCGCGGGTGTGCCCATCTGCGTGGACAGCGATGCTCATCATCCGCGCGATCTGGTCAACATCGAGTATGGCGTGTTGACAGCACGGCGCGGCTGGGCGACCGCCGCCGATGTACTCAACTGCCGGCCCTGGGCGGAGCTGCAGGCCCGCCGCTCGGCTTAG